Within the Salvia hispanica cultivar TCC Black 2014 chromosome 4, UniMelb_Shisp_WGS_1.0, whole genome shotgun sequence genome, the region CAAATATCTTGATGCATTATTATGTCATTTTCCAAGGTTGAACTAtcaaacatagattgaagcaAAACTGTTTCCTTTTCTGAATTCCTTCTAAAATACAGGCTCCTCCGTCTCTTCTTCTGATTCTTCGCTAACTGACATTGCCAACAACGACACGAGAAGATGTCAGCagaaatgtttcatttggCCAATTTATGTCCAAATAGATGACTACCTTTTGATGAAGGGGGGAGCACGACAACGTGCATGGTGGCGTTGTTGGGAGGGAGGTGGAGGCGGAGAGGGTGGAGCTTCCTGTTCAGTGGGCTTCTGGTGCAGACGGTGAGGCCGGTGATTCCTAGCTCGTCTTCCAGCCTGCTTGCCAATTCGCTCACTTGGAAGCCCTTGAATGCAATGCACTCGACCTCGCCATACTCATTCTCAACCTCACCATGCTCATTGGCTAGATCGAAATAGACTAGCCTGCCGTCGCTTGCCTTTCTAGGCGAATCATCCCACTGCACCTAATTATTACCcccaaattattttaacacaaattaaaacaactacatttcaTAGAGTAACCATAAACACACACGCACCCCAATAATCATACTCACTAAATTCATAGCTGAAATTGGAAATCATTTCAATTATAGGACagtttaatactccataaacaCACACACTGGGAATCAtatgaattgtattcatagaCGAGAACTGAAATCAATCcaccttttcctttttttatccATAACCCCACACACATATCATACGAACTGCATTTTCAATGAcgataattaaattaaactcaatttagATGCTTCCTCCGTCTATGAAATAATGTCCGtgtttacttttttcatttttggtaacaGGTCCTTtgcactaactcattacactcacattatattataaaaccaatatattttATGGGACCCACACTCtgctaactttttttctcattttctttcatattttttaacacTCGTGAAAAGTAAAGGTGAGACTTTAATTCATTGACGGAGGgaccttttcctttttttatccATAACCCCACACACATATCATACGAACTGCATTTTCAATGAcgataattaaattaaactcaatttagATGCTTCCTCCGTCTATGAAATAATGTCCGtgtttacttttttcatttttggtaacaGGTCCTTtgcactaactcattacactcacattatattataaaaccaatatattttATGGGACCCACACTCtgctaactttttttctcattttctttcatattttttaacacTCGTGAAAAGTAAAGGTGAGACTTTAATTCattgacggagggagtattcaaTTTTCTACCACACAAACTCCACCATACTCTCTAAATATTCGAATTTTgttactccctttgtccacATGGCTAATTTGGCtagacatgagttttaagaaatgtagtagTAGAAAGTAAGtggaaaaggttagtggagGATTTTATAGTGAGATGTGAGTAAAATAAAGTCCATTaccaaaagaaataaaacaacatagatgacatttattggtggacagacaaaaatggcaaaatgagatACTTTTGTACGGAGGGAGAGTTGAGTAATGGAAATTACCTCTTGTCTAGAAAAACTAGCGGACATGGACGACTGGGTGGAGGTTGGAGAGGTCGCGTCAGAGGCAAAGCAATCCTCCTTGGCCACCGCGATTTGCGGCGGCAGAAACTCCACAACATGAACCTCCCAAAAAATCCAGTCCTTGGTAACCGCCCGATGCGGAATATCATGCGTGATCGAGTTCCTCCACGGCGGAAGGCCGCCGTTGGCCCGCAGGAAGCGGCCGTATCTTGTCTTCAATTTGACAGCGCCGCGCTCCCTGATGGGCTCCCACTCGACCGAGCTGTCGAGGCGCGGTGGCAGCGTCTGCAGCACCTTGCGCCCCGTCATGCGGAGCAGGAACGGCTGGTTCGATGCGGTGAGGTACTTCCCGTAGCAGCTCTTTAGCCGGATTATGGTGTCGGAGCTCTCCACGAACTCTACCTCCCATTTCGCCGATTTGGAGGCGCAGCTGCGCTCCTGCGTGACCGAGACCTTGTCGGCCTCGGCCA harbors:
- the LOC125219056 gene encoding uncharacterized protein LOC125219056, with protein sequence MEFFTKTPAVRLKSHLNRYLTAGDDQSSTRQSRCGDVRRARWLVELVDTNPHVVRLKSCHGRYLTASAAAAADPIFLGRKVLQTLPENPARDLTIEWQPIRDGFQVKLKAAGCGTYLRANGAAPPWRNTVTHGGAGGPGNWLVWDVEAVEVAEDEAVVDYWSMVSSLSPVAEQISGLDIGGYGFESPVSVWSPAPATPLRWWSMNKNHEQHLHSFGPRMSAIDLFQNAKTVRLKGSHGKYLVAEADKVSVTQERSCASKSAKWEVEFVESSDTIIRLKSCYGKYLTASNQPFLLRMTGRKVLQTLPPRLDSSVEWEPIRERGAVKLKTRYGRFLRANGGLPPWRNSITHDIPHRAVTKDWIFWEVHVVEFLPPQIAVAKEDCFASDATSPTSTQSSMSASFSRQEVQWDDSPRKASDGRLVYFDLANEHGEVENEYGEVECIAFKGFQVSELASRLEDELGITGLTVCTRSPLNRKLHPLRLHLPPNNATMHVVVLPPSSKVSEESEEETEEPVF